CGTGCGCCATCCAACCCGCGAATAACCGGGCGCGCCGCACCGGCGCCAAAGCTGCTGGAGCGCACGCCAGGCAGGCTTTCCAGCGTTTCCCCGAGCGTCGCCTCACGACGCTGCACCAGTTCGTCTCCCTCCATCACGGCCGCCGGTGTGGTCATCTCATGGCTCTGCTTGGCCAGGCCGCTGGCGCTGACCACGACGGATTGCAGTTCGACCGGCTCGGCGGCCCAGGCAGCCGGAACCAAGGCCAGGCTGATCGCCCAGGCCAGGGGATGACGCTTCAGTTTCATGTGACTCTCCAGACAGTGGTGGTTGCCTTCCAAAGCAACCGAAGACGGCTGTGCGCCGGCATCCGGTAGCGGTGTCAGCTTCGCGGGACGAGAATCTAACATGTTATATCGTAACGTTTAAGTCTGTTTTTCCAGTAACAGACACAACGGATGCACCCTGTTCGTGGTCGACATGGAAACGCCGGGCGAACCGCGCGCGGCTTTTGCACCGCTTCGGGAGATAGATCATGACCGTAGACATCGACACCACCACCGGCACCTGCGCCGTGGTCATCAACGGCAACACGCACCGCAGCGCCCTGATGGACGTGCGCATCACCACCGATCCCCAGGCACGCATGTCGGTGATGAATATCGACGGCACCAGCATCCACGTGCCGGAAGACGAAGCCGAACACCTGATCGCCGCGGGTGCGGTGGACGACCGATCCAATCTGGTTGCGGACGAATGAATCTGCGGCAGAAACGCAAAACCCCGGCTAGCCGGGGTTTTTTGTAGGTACTCGCAGCGAAACCCTCTGCAGCCTGTGGAAGTGCGCCCCGCTTCGAATTCAGCTTTCGAGCCGGGGCAACACTCCGACACTGGCCTTAGCCGGCGTGATAATCCGCGTCGGCTTCCTCGAAGCGCTTGACGATGCTCGGGGCCGGTTCGGCGCCCATCTTGCTCACCACATAGATGGCGATGCTGGCGAGGATGAAGCCCGGGATGATTTCGTACAGGCCCAGGCCGATGAACTCCTTCCATACCACCACGGTGACGGCACCGACCAGCATGCCGGCCAGCGCGCCGTTGCGGGTCATGCGCTTCCACAGCAGCGAGATCAATACCACCGGACCGAACGCCGCGCCGAAGCCGGCCCAGGCGTAGGACACCAGGCCCAGCACCTTGCTGTCCGGGTTGGAGGCGATGCCGATGGCGACCAGCGCGATCAGCAGCACCATCGCCCGGCCGACCCAGACCAATTCGGTCTGCGAGGCGCTCTTGCGCAGCATGGCCTTGTAGAAGTCCTGGGTCAGGGCACTGGAGCTCACCAGGAGCTGCGCACTCAGGGTACTCATCACCGCCGCCAGCACGCCGGAGAGGATGATGCCGGCAACCCACGGGTTGAACAGGATCTTCACCAACTCGAGGAAAACACGCTCACCATTCTGGCTAACCGGCCCGGCCAGTTCCGGGTGTCCGGCGAAGTAGGCGATACCGAAGAAGCCCACCGCCACGGCGCCGGCCAGCGTCAGGATCATCCAGGCCATGCCGATGCGACGGGCGTTGGGGATGGTCTTGATCGAGTCGGCGGCCATGAAGCGCACCAGAATGTGCGGCTGGCCGAAGTAGCCCAGGCCCCAGGCCAGCAGCGAGATGATGGCGACGAAGGAAAGCCCGCTGAACATGTCGAACGCGGCCGGATTCTGCGTGCCGATGGTATCCATCGCGGCGCCCATGTCGCCTAGGGCGAGGATGACGAACACCGGGGTGATCAGCAGCGCGAAGATCATCAGCGTCGCCTGCACGGTGTCGGTCCAACTGACGGCGAGGAAGCCACCGATGAACACATAGAGGATGGTCGCCGCGGCGCCGATCCACAGTGCGTACTCGTACGGCACGCCGAAGCTGCTCTCGAACAGCCGCGCACCGGCGACGACGCCGGAGGCGCAATAGATGGTGAAGAACACCAGGATCACCAGCGCGGAGAAGATCCGCAGCATGCGGCTCTCATCCTCGAAGCGGTGCGAGAAGTAATCCGGCAGCGTCAGCGCGTTGTGGTTGTGCTCGGTATGCACGCGCAGGCGCCCGGCGACGAACAACCAGTTCAGCCAGGCGCCGACGATCAGGCCGATGGCGATCCAGCTTTCCGACAGACCGGCGACGAAGATCGCACCGGGCAGGCCCATCAGCAGCCAGCCGCTCATGTCCGAGGCACCGGCCGACAGCGCGGTGACGAAACTGCCGAGGCTGCGGCCGCCGAGGATGTAGTCGGAGAAGTTCTTGGTGGCGCGGTAGGCGATGAAACCGATCAGGATCATCGCCGCGATGTAGATCAGAAAGGTGATCAGCGTGGGTGTACTGATGCTCATGTGTGTCCCTCGTTAGTTGTTGTTCGGCGCAACGCGAGAAGACCCACGCAGCACCTTGGCAGAGGGCGATAGCGAAAAGGCCATCACCTGTGACAGGCCCAACCGGGCCCGTCAGTGGCGGAAGAGCGTCCGCCGACTGTCCAATTGTTGTTGTGTTCCGGCTGCCTGAGCGGTCGGGAGGTTTAGCGTGATGCGCCGGGTGAACGATCAACACCATTCACCCGGTGGTACAGCGTGAATGCGTTCAGTCGTCTCCGAGCGAAAGCAGCGAGGCGTTGCCGCCCACCGCAGTGGTGTTGGTGGAGGTGGTCCGCTCGTTGGCGAAGCGCAGCACATAGCTGGGGCCACCCGCCTTCGGACCGGTGCCCGACAGACCACAGCCGCCGAACGGCTGCACGCCGACCACGGCACCAATCTGGTTGCGATTGACATAGAGGTTGCCGACCCGCGCCAGTTGCTCGATGCGTTCGGCGGTTTCCTCGTTGCGGCTGTGTACGCCGAGGGTCAGGCCGTAGCCGGTGCCGTTGATCGCCGCGACGACCTTTTCCAGGTCCGCCGCGTCGTAGCGCACCACGTGCAATACCGGGCCGAACTGCTCCTTCTTGAGCTGGTGAATGCCGTCGATCTCGAAGGCCACCGGTGCCACGAAATGACCGTTGAGGCCAGCCAGCAATGTCGCCTCGGCGATCAGGCGCCCTTCGCTCTTGAGCTGTTGGATATGCGCCAGCAGACCTTCGCGAGCTTCCTGGTCGATCACCGGGCCGATGTCGTTCTCGCGCAGATGGGTCGGGCCAACTCTGAGCTCGGCCATGGCGCCCTTGAGCAACTCGATCACACGATCAGCGATATCACGCTGCACATAGAGCACGCGCAACGCCGAGCAACGCTGGCCGGCGCTGGTGAAGGCGGAACCGACCGCATCCTTGATCACCTGCTCGGGCAGCGCGGTGGAGTCGACGATCATCGCGTTCTGCCCGCCGGTCTCGGCGATGAGCGTGGCGATCGGGCCTTCCTTTTCGGCCAGCTGGCGATTGATGATGCGCGCCGTATCGGTCGAACCGGTGAAGCACACGCCGACCACCCGCGGATCGCGACAGAACACGCCGCCCAGGGTGGCGCCGTCGCCCGGCAGGAAGGCGATCGCCTCTTTCGGCAGACCGGCTTCGAACAGCAGTTCAAGCGCACGCGCAGCGATGAGGCTGGTCTGCTCGGCCGGCTTGGCCAGCACGGTGTTGCCGGCCACCAGGGCCGCGCTGATCTGGCCGAGGTAGATCGCCAGCGGGAAATTCCACGGGCTGACGCAAGCGAACACACCGCGGCCTTCATGGAACAGCTCGTTGCGCTCGCCGGTCGGGCCTTTCAGCTCTTCGCGGCCGAGCTTCTGCCGCGCCTGCTGCGCGTAGTAACGGCAGAAATCCACCGCCTCGCGTACTTCGTCGATACCATCCTGCAGCGACTTGCCGGCTTCCACGGTACACAGCGCCATCAGCTCGGCGCGGTGCTGCTCCAGCAGATCGCCCAGGCGCTCCAGCACCGCAGCACGGGCTTCCACCGGCGTGGCATTCCAGATTGGCCAGTAAGCCGCCAGGCGATCGACGGCCTGGCGCGCCTGCTCGGCGCTGGCGAACTGGGCCTGGCCAACGACCTTGTTCAGGTCATAGGGGCAACGCACCTCGGACGGCGTACCGGCGAGCCGCTGCCCGCTGATGACCGGCGCCGCCTGCCACTGGCGCTCGAGGAAAGGTTGGTAGGCGCTGGCCAGGTCGTTCCATTGGTTCTGGATATTCATGTTGATCCCTTGGGAGTTCTTGCGATTGCCGAACAGCGCCGGCGGCAGCGGAATGCGCGGGTTGCCCAGTGCAGCGAACTTGCGCAGCTGGCTCACCGGGTGATCGATCAGCGATTCGACCGGCACGCGCGGGTCGACCAGCTGGTGGACGAACGACGAGTTGGCACCGTTCTCCAGCAGGCGCCGCACCAGATAGGGCAGCAGGTCCTTGTGCGCGCCGACCGGTGCGTAGATCCGTACGTTGCGGGCGTACTTCTCGATCACCGTGTCGTACAGCGCATCGCCCATGCCGTGCAGACGCTGGAACTCGAACTCGCGCGGCTGCGAGGTTTCTTCGGCCATGGCCAGGATGCAGCTGACGGTATGCGCGTTGTGGCTGGCGAACTGCGGGTAGATCACCCCACGGGTGTGCTCGGACAACAGGTAGCGCGCGCAGGCAAGGTAGGAGGTGTCGGTGCCTTCCTTGCGCGTGTAGACGGGGTAGCCGTCCAGACCCTGGACCTGGCACTGCTTGATCTCACTGTCCCAGTAGGCGCCCTTTACCAGCCGCAGCGGAATGCGTTCGCCCAGTTCGCGACCGAGCAGCGTCAGCCAGACCAGCACCGGCAAGCAGCGTTTGGAGTACGCCTGGATGACCAGGCCGAACTCACCCCAGCCGGCGATGGCCGGGTCGCGCAGGAGCTTTTCGTACAGCTCCAGCGACAGCTCGAGGCGGTCGGCCTCCTCGGCGTCGATGGTGATCCCGACATTGCGCTGACGCGCCAGCACGGCCAGTTCGCGCACACTGGCGAACAGCTCGGTGAGCACGCGTTCGCGCTGGGCGACTTCATAACGCGGGTGCAGCGCCGACAACTTGATCGACACCGATGGCCGCGGCCCTTTGCCGACCTGCGGCTCGGCGCCGACGGTTTCCACGGCCTGACGATAGTCGGCCATGTACTTGGCGGCGTCTTCGGCGGTCAGCGCGGCCTCGCCGAGCATGTCGAATGAATAGGTGTAGCCCTTCTCGCGCTCGGGACGGCCGTTTTTCAGCGCTTCGGAGATGGTACGGCCAAGCACGAACTGCTTGCCCATCAGCTTCATCGCCTGGTTCATCGCGCTGCGGATCACCGGTTCGCCGGAGCGCTTGAGCAAGCGGCCGATGACGTTCTTCGGCCGGCCGTCGGCGGTTTCCGGATCGACCACCTTGCCGGTCATCACCAACCCCCAGGCGGCGAAGTTGACCAGCACGTTGTCGCTCTGGCCGAGATGCCGTTCCCATTCGGCGGCGTTGAGCTTGTCGCGAATCAGCGCATCGGCGGTCGCCGAGTCCGGCACCCGCAGCAGCGCCTCGGCCAGGCACATCAGCATCAGCCCTTCCTGGGTGTCCAGGCTGTACTGGCGCAGCAGCGCATCGAGGGTATCGACGGCATTGTCACGCCCGCGCACCGCCTCAATCAGGCTGCGCGCTCGCTCGCGAATGGCGGCAATGCCCGCCTCGCCGGGATCGGCAAGCTGCAGCAGTTCGGTGAGATATTGCGCCTCGTCAACGGCGTAGTTGGCGCTGATGGCGGGAAAGAATTCCGCGGCTTTCTGGTTGGCGAAGGCGCCTTCCAGCACGTGACCGGCCTTGAACATGCGCCGCTCCTCTTGTGATTGTGTCTGCTTATAGGTCTAGTCCACGGCCAGGCTGATGGTGCAGCACAAGACGAAGAGCCAGGTCGGGACACGGAATGTAGGGGCAGCAAGACGCGTCGTTCTTGCGCAAAGCTACGGAAGTTTTACGAAAAACTCCGAAAGCCGAATGCGGCAACGCGGCGGCAATAAAAGCGCACCAGAATGGCTCAGGAATCTGCGCGGGGGGTAGCTGAAGAGCCCGAAAACAGGGCGCTCAGAAGAACGCTCAGGAATCCGACTTGCGCAATCCGCGAGGAGTCAGACCGAGGTAGCGGCGGGTCGCCGTGGTCAAGGCGCTCTGGCTGGAAAAGCCGCACTCCTCGGCAATCCGCACCAATGGCAGCGGCGTTTCACGCAGCAGGCGGGCGGCACGGTCGAGGCGGGTCTTGAGCAGGTACTGGTGCGGCGTGAGGCCGACGCAATCCTTGAACTGGGCGTGAAAGTGGCTGGGGCTGAGGCAGACCACCTGGGCCAGCTCGGCGACGGTGATGCGTCGCGCCAGGTTGTCCTGGATATGGCTGTCCAGCCGCTGCAGATCGAGCGGACCGGCCGGTCGCTGCTGGGATTCGCCGAACAACCGCAGGTGCAGCGCCCGCAACAGCACGCCGCCCAGCGCGCGGGCCAGCAGCGGGTCGCTGCCGTAGCGCGCCAGCTCGGCACCGGCGTAGGCCAGCAGATTCTGGAAATCGGCATCCAGCGCGGGATAGCGCGGCGCCTCGAACAGGCGGGCCAATAGCGCAGGGTCATCGGTGCCGACATCCTGCTCGTCGAGATCGATGATCAGCATGCGGTTGTCGCCCATGCCGGCGAAGCCGTGGTCGGCATCGCCCGGCACCAGGCAGGCGCGCATGCGGCAGACTTCGCCACCCGAGCCATTGACCTCGAATTCCGCGCGCCCGGAGAGCGACATCACCAGCTGGTGATAGTCGTGGGCGTGCTGGTGAGTCCGATCATCCAGACGAAGCAGACGGGCGTTGAGCATGCTTGGCACCTGAGGCTGAGTCTGTCGCCGCGTCGTTCGGAGGCCATGCCGAAAGGGAACAGACCGCCGGCACTTTACCGGACCGCACCCCACGGTGCACACCCCCATGCGACGGGATTGAAATCATCCGCGCCACCACCCATCTAAGGTGCACGTATTCGCAACGGGTGCCGCATGAACGACGACGTCAATCAGGATCATATCGAGCAGGAAATCATCTCCTCCAACGGTCTCGTACTGCCCGATCAACAGCAGCCGGACAAGCTCTACATCATCCCGGTGCACAACCGGCCGTTCTTCCCGGCGCAGGTGCTGCCGGTGATCGTCAACGAAGATCCCTGGGCCGAGACCCTGGAGCGCGTGGCGAAGACGCCGCACCAGCGCGTGGCACTGTTCTTCGTCGATTCGCCAGTGCTGGACATGGCCACCTTCGACCCGGACAGCCTGCCGGAGCACGGCACCATGGTCCGTGTGCACCACGCGTCGCAGGAGGGCGGCAAGCTGCAGTTCGTCGCCCAGGGCCTGGCGCGGGTGCGCATCCGCGGCTGGCTGCGGCGCAAACCGCCGTATCTGGTGGAAGTCGATTACCCGAAGAGCGATGAAGACCCACGCGACGAGGTGAAGGCCTACGGCATGGCGCTGATCAATGCGATCAAGGAGCTGCTGCCGCTCAATCCGCTGTACAGCGAGGAACTGAAGAACTACCTGAACCGCTTCAGCCCCAACGACCCGTCGCCGCTGTCGGACTTCGCTGCCGCGCTGACCACCGCGCCTGGCATAGAGCTGCAGGAAGTGCTGGATACCGTGCCGGTGTTGAAGCGCATGGAGAAAGTGCTGCCGCTGCTGCGCAAGGAAGTGGAAGTCGCCCGACTGCAGAAGGAGCTGACCGGCGAGGTGAATCGCAAGATCGGCGAGCGCCAGCGCGAGTTCTTCCTCAAGGAACAGCTGAAGATCATCCAGCGCGAACTGGGCATCACCAAGGACGACAAGAGCGCCGACGCCGACGAATTCCGCGCGCGACTGCAAGGCAAGGTAGTGCCACCCGCCGCACAGAAGCGCATCGACGAAGAGCTGAACAAGCTGTCGATCCTCGAGACCGGCTCGCCGGAATACGCCGTCACCCGCAACTATCTGGACTGGGCCACCGCCCTGCCCTGGGGCGTGCTGGGCAAGGACAAACTCGACCTCAAGCGCGCGCGCAAGGTGCTCGACAAGCACCACGCCGGCCTCGACGACATCAAGAACCGCATTCTCGAATTTCTCGCCGTCGGTGCCTTCAAGGGCGAGATCGCCGGCTCCATCGTGCTCTTGGTCGGCCCGCCGGGCGTGGG
This DNA window, taken from Pseudomonas sp. FeN3W, encodes the following:
- a CDS encoding AraC family transcriptional regulator; translated protein: MLNARLLRLDDRTHQHAHDYHQLVMSLSGRAEFEVNGSGGEVCRMRACLVPGDADHGFAGMGDNRMLIIDLDEQDVGTDDPALLARLFEAPRYPALDADFQNLLAYAGAELARYGSDPLLARALGGVLLRALHLRLFGESQQRPAGPLDLQRLDSHIQDNLARRITVAELAQVVCLSPSHFHAQFKDCVGLTPHQYLLKTRLDRAARLLRETPLPLVRIAEECGFSSQSALTTATRRYLGLTPRGLRKSDS
- a CDS encoding DUF3203 family protein, with the protein product MTVDIDTTTGTCAVVINGNTHRSALMDVRITTDPQARMSVMNIDGTSIHVPEDEAEHLIAAGAVDDRSNLVADE
- the putA gene encoding bifunctional proline dehydrogenase/L-glutamate gamma-semialdehyde dehydrogenase PutA, whose product is MFKAGHVLEGAFANQKAAEFFPAISANYAVDEAQYLTELLQLADPGEAGIAAIRERARSLIEAVRGRDNAVDTLDALLRQYSLDTQEGLMLMCLAEALLRVPDSATADALIRDKLNAAEWERHLGQSDNVLVNFAAWGLVMTGKVVDPETADGRPKNVIGRLLKRSGEPVIRSAMNQAMKLMGKQFVLGRTISEALKNGRPEREKGYTYSFDMLGEAALTAEDAAKYMADYRQAVETVGAEPQVGKGPRPSVSIKLSALHPRYEVAQRERVLTELFASVRELAVLARQRNVGITIDAEEADRLELSLELYEKLLRDPAIAGWGEFGLVIQAYSKRCLPVLVWLTLLGRELGERIPLRLVKGAYWDSEIKQCQVQGLDGYPVYTRKEGTDTSYLACARYLLSEHTRGVIYPQFASHNAHTVSCILAMAEETSQPREFEFQRLHGMGDALYDTVIEKYARNVRIYAPVGAHKDLLPYLVRRLLENGANSSFVHQLVDPRVPVESLIDHPVSQLRKFAALGNPRIPLPPALFGNRKNSQGINMNIQNQWNDLASAYQPFLERQWQAAPVISGQRLAGTPSEVRCPYDLNKVVGQAQFASAEQARQAVDRLAAYWPIWNATPVEARAAVLERLGDLLEQHRAELMALCTVEAGKSLQDGIDEVREAVDFCRYYAQQARQKLGREELKGPTGERNELFHEGRGVFACVSPWNFPLAIYLGQISAALVAGNTVLAKPAEQTSLIAARALELLFEAGLPKEAIAFLPGDGATLGGVFCRDPRVVGVCFTGSTDTARIINRQLAEKEGPIATLIAETGGQNAMIVDSTALPEQVIKDAVGSAFTSAGQRCSALRVLYVQRDIADRVIELLKGAMAELRVGPTHLRENDIGPVIDQEAREGLLAHIQQLKSEGRLIAEATLLAGLNGHFVAPVAFEIDGIHQLKKEQFGPVLHVVRYDAADLEKVVAAINGTGYGLTLGVHSRNEETAERIEQLARVGNLYVNRNQIGAVVGVQPFGGCGLSGTGPKAGGPSYVLRFANERTTSTNTTAVGGNASLLSLGDD
- the putP gene encoding sodium/proline symporter PutP yields the protein MSISTPTLITFLIYIAAMILIGFIAYRATKNFSDYILGGRSLGSFVTALSAGASDMSGWLLMGLPGAIFVAGLSESWIAIGLIVGAWLNWLFVAGRLRVHTEHNHNALTLPDYFSHRFEDESRMLRIFSALVILVFFTIYCASGVVAGARLFESSFGVPYEYALWIGAAATILYVFIGGFLAVSWTDTVQATLMIFALLITPVFVILALGDMGAAMDTIGTQNPAAFDMFSGLSFVAIISLLAWGLGYFGQPHILVRFMAADSIKTIPNARRIGMAWMILTLAGAVAVGFFGIAYFAGHPELAGPVSQNGERVFLELVKILFNPWVAGIILSGVLAAVMSTLSAQLLVSSSALTQDFYKAMLRKSASQTELVWVGRAMVLLIALVAIGIASNPDSKVLGLVSYAWAGFGAAFGPVVLISLLWKRMTRNGALAGMLVGAVTVVVWKEFIGLGLYEIIPGFILASIAIYVVSKMGAEPAPSIVKRFEEADADYHAG